The region CGTCCTCCTGATCCATCAGATCATAGAAGCGGTCTACGATATTCCGGACGACGACGGCCCCTCCAACCAGATCATAGGGCGCCTGCTGTTTCTGTTCCGCTGCTGTCACACGTTTCTCCTGTTATGCTGCGCACTCCCTTTTGGTCGAGCGTCGTTTCAAATGCGCTTTCCCACGCCCGTCAGCCTGGCAAGCGCGCCAGTCAGCGCATGTTCCCGCAGGGGCTTTTCCAGAACCTGGGCGAACCCCTGCGCCAAGGCACGCTCGGTCAGTTCGGCCGATGGGAACGCGGTGATGAGTATGGCTGGACCCGGCCAGCCACGTTCGCGCAGGCGGCAAAGCACCTCGATGCCATCGCTCTGCTCCAATCGAAAATCAGCAACGAAGCAGCAGGCATCCCCCGATAACGGATCGTCCAGAAGCGCCGCACCAGCCGCATAGGCCCGGACGTCAAAACCCTGCGCACGAAAGAGAAGCTGCAGTGAACGGCGAACACCGGCGTCATCCTCGACCAGAAGAAGACGCGGGCGTTCCCGCAACGGGGCCGCAATATTCTCGCCTGACATCTCACACCATCGGCCCAGCGGCATTGCTGGTCCCTCGGACGATGTCAGGAAACGATCCCCGGGTCGCTACGTAAGTGTCCCGATCCTCAGCCCGTGATCCCCGCGGAAAACGCGATACGGAGCGCCTCCGACAGGCTGCGAACGCCCAGCTTGGTCATGAGGTTGGCGCGATGCACCTCTACGGTGCGCGGCGAAATCCCAAGATCATAAGCGATCGTCTTGTTTGGCAGTCCTCGCGCAAGCCCCTTGAGCACATCCTGTTCGCGCCCGGACAGAGCGGCGATGCGGATCGTTGCGTCGGCGGCGCGGGTTGCCCTGCCTTCAACGTCGGCAAGCCGTTCGAAGGCACTTTCAATAGCCGCGAGCAACACCGCCTTCTCGAACGGTTTCTCGATGAAGTCGACTGCGCCGGCCTTCATCGCGCTTACAGCGATCGACACATCGCCATGCCCGGTCAGGATGATGACGGGCATCGCGATACCGCGTTCGTTCAA is a window of Sphingobium sp. MI1205 DNA encoding:
- a CDS encoding response regulator transcription factor, which translates into the protein MEDKRIVHIVDDEDAIRRSAGFMLKKSGFSVETWSSGVEFLKDVRNAAEGCILLDVRMPQMDGLEVQKELNERGIAMPVIILTGHGDVSIAVSAMKAGAVDFIEKPFEKAVLLAAIESAFERLADVEGRATRAADATIRIAALSGREQDVLKGLARGLPNKTIAYDLGISPRTVEVHRANLMTKLGVRSLSEALRIAFSAGITG
- a CDS encoding response regulator transcription factor gives rise to the protein MPLGRWCEMSGENIAAPLRERPRLLLVEDDAGVRRSLQLLFRAQGFDVRAYAAGAALLDDPLSGDACCFVADFRLEQSDGIEVLCRLRERGWPGPAILITAFPSAELTERALAQGFAQVLEKPLREHALTGALARLTGVGKRI